In Holophagales bacterium, one DNA window encodes the following:
- a CDS encoding TonB-dependent receptor has product MQRQRNWVWVALALCLVIGGTAFGQGVQTGTLVGTATSNDGSPLPGVMVTVSSPALQGERTATTVLNGDFVIRALPPGNYKVVFGLEGMKSVERTATVVLGGISRADAVMEVAAAEETIVVTGEAPSAMETTTIGANITSDQINALPVVARTPVAIADLAGGLTDNGTVPGQVTIGGAFAYDNVFLIDGVDFTDRAFGYSDNLFIEDAIEETQVLTAGISAEYGRFSGGVINAITKSGSNTFSGSFRTDLTDLDWRSETPFQKQRNQTNTGDLSKVYSATLGGAIVKDRLWFFLAGRDSTADIQINTLLSGVEVNSRDNTRYEGKLTWALSPNHSIQGSYTNNERTDSQEAQVSPLEEAALSKNSTRENDGWVVSYNGVFSNSMFGEARYSEKHFGFRGLGGTGTRPQDSPIRSYGGFTDAVAGTYNSPYFDATDPEDRDNKQIYGAVSYFLSTESLGSHDLKAGVERFSDIGIGGNSQTSSGYVIFADYLTNAAGNPVYSSSGRLIPVWSAGWNFMAYWLPVRGAKNEIQTTSFFLNDRWSLNKNFSFNIGVRYEDIASKSQSGIPTIGSDSIVPRLGATYDVRGDGKYKFDVTYSQYSGKATANQFGAISPSGNPSLAYGYYVGPDGLGADFAPGYDLNNYVFYYFSNPTATKKIDKSLKTPKTEEIGVAAAMALSNGGYLKLSYQRREMSDFIETFIDHTTGLAPAVVGPIDGGVTEYQYITNSSVPQRKYEALLLEGKYRIMDNWSVAGNWTWQLKNEGNFEGESGQSPAIDSLFGDYPEVFTAERNYPYGDTDDYQEHKVRLWTSYTLDLGRAGALDFGLVGRYDSPLHFSYAASSVALSSIQLARGAGYYSLPSNQTLFFGPRGTGEYNAVWSVDFSAQYAIPVWKSLEPWVKFAVTNVTNEDTAVTFNTTVSRDTTSPRDANGLYTGFIKGANFGKATSNSQYQAPREYFVSLGIRF; this is encoded by the coding sequence ATGCAGCGACAGAGGAATTGGGTCTGGGTCGCCCTCGCCCTGTGCCTCGTCATCGGTGGCACCGCGTTCGGGCAGGGAGTGCAGACCGGTACCCTCGTGGGCACGGCGACTTCGAACGACGGCAGCCCGCTGCCCGGCGTGATGGTCACCGTCTCCTCGCCCGCCCTGCAGGGCGAGCGCACGGCGACCACCGTTCTCAATGGTGATTTCGTCATCCGTGCGTTGCCCCCGGGTAACTACAAGGTGGTGTTCGGCCTCGAAGGGATGAAGTCGGTCGAGCGCACCGCCACGGTGGTTCTGGGCGGCATCTCGCGCGCCGACGCCGTCATGGAGGTCGCGGCGGCCGAAGAGACCATCGTGGTGACCGGCGAAGCGCCGTCCGCGATGGAAACCACCACCATCGGCGCCAACATCACTTCGGATCAGATCAATGCCCTGCCGGTGGTCGCGCGCACGCCGGTGGCGATCGCCGACCTCGCCGGCGGTCTGACCGACAACGGCACCGTGCCCGGGCAGGTCACGATCGGCGGCGCGTTCGCCTACGACAACGTCTTCCTGATCGACGGCGTCGACTTCACCGACCGCGCTTTTGGCTACTCCGACAACCTGTTCATCGAGGACGCCATCGAGGAGACGCAGGTCCTCACCGCCGGCATCTCGGCCGAGTACGGCCGCTTCTCGGGCGGCGTGATCAACGCCATCACCAAGAGCGGCAGCAACACCTTCAGCGGTTCGTTCCGCACCGACCTGACGGACCTCGACTGGCGCTCCGAGACGCCCTTCCAGAAGCAGCGCAACCAGACCAACACCGGCGACCTCTCCAAGGTCTACAGCGCCACCCTGGGTGGCGCGATCGTCAAGGATCGGCTCTGGTTCTTCCTCGCCGGCCGCGACTCCACGGCCGACATCCAGATCAACACGCTGCTCTCCGGCGTCGAGGTCAACTCACGCGACAACACTCGCTACGAGGGCAAGCTGACCTGGGCGCTGAGCCCGAATCACTCGATCCAGGGCTCCTACACCAACAACGAGCGCACTGACAGCCAGGAGGCGCAGGTTTCGCCCCTCGAGGAGGCGGCGCTCTCGAAGAACTCGACGCGCGAGAACGACGGCTGGGTGGTGTCGTACAACGGCGTGTTCTCCAACAGCATGTTCGGTGAAGCGCGCTACTCCGAGAAGCACTTCGGCTTCCGTGGCCTGGGCGGCACGGGGACGCGTCCGCAGGACTCGCCGATCCGCTCGTACGGTGGCTTCACCGACGCCGTGGCCGGCACCTACAATTCGCCGTACTTCGACGCCACCGACCCCGAGGATCGCGACAACAAGCAGATCTATGGCGCGGTGTCGTACTTCCTCTCGACCGAGTCCCTGGGGTCGCACGACCTCAAGGCCGGCGTCGAGCGGTTCAGTGACATCGGCATCGGCGGCAACTCGCAGACCTCGTCCGGCTACGTGATCTTCGCCGACTATCTGACCAATGCCGCTGGCAATCCGGTGTACAGCTCCAGCGGACGGCTGATTCCAGTCTGGTCGGCGGGCTGGAACTTCATGGCGTACTGGCTCCCGGTGCGCGGCGCGAAGAACGAGATCCAGACGACCTCCTTCTTCCTGAACGATCGTTGGTCGCTGAACAAGAACTTCTCGTTCAACATCGGCGTGCGTTACGAGGACATCGCTTCGAAGTCGCAGTCGGGCATCCCGACGATCGGCAGCGACTCGATCGTTCCGCGTCTCGGCGCCACCTACGACGTGCGCGGTGACGGCAAGTACAAGTTCGACGTCACCTACTCGCAGTACTCGGGCAAGGCCACCGCGAATCAGTTCGGCGCCATCAGCCCGTCCGGCAATCCGTCGCTCGCCTACGGCTATTACGTCGGTCCCGACGGACTCGGCGCCGATTTCGCGCCGGGTTACGACCTCAACAACTACGTGTTCTATTACTTCAGCAACCCGACCGCGACCAAGAAGATCGACAAGAGCCTGAAGACTCCGAAGACCGAGGAGATCGGTGTCGCCGCGGCGATGGCGCTTTCCAACGGCGGCTACCTCAAGCTGAGCTACCAGCGGCGCGAGATGTCGGACTTCATCGAGACCTTCATCGATCACACCACGGGCCTCGCTCCGGCGGTGGTCGGTCCGATCGACGGTGGAGTGACGGAGTATCAGTACATCACCAACTCCTCGGTGCCGCAGCGCAAGTACGAAGCCCTGCTGCTCGAGGGCAAGTACCGGATCATGGACAATTGGTCGGTGGCCGGCAACTGGACCTGGCAGCTGAAGAACGAGGGGAACTTCGAGGGTGAGTCCGGGCAGTCTCCGGCGATCGACTCGCTGTTCGGCGACTATCCCGAGGTCTTCACCGCCGAGCGCAACTATCCGTACGGCGACACCGACGACTACCAGGAGCACAAGGTCCGTCTGTGGACGAGCTACACGCTCGACCTCGGGCGAGCTGGCGCCCTCGACTTCGGCCTCGTCGGCCGCTACGACTCGCCGCTCCACTTCAGCTACGCCGCTTCTTCGGTAGCGCTTTCCAGCATCCAGCTGGCCCGCGGTGCCGGGTATTACTCGCTACCGAGCAACCAGACGCTGTTCTTCGGTCCGCGCGGCACCGGCGAGTACAACGCGGTTTGGAGCGTCGACTTCTCGGCCCAGTACGCGATTCCGGTCTGGAAGAGCCTCGAGCCGTGGGTGAAGTTCGCGGTTACCAACGTGACGAACGAGGACACCGCGGTGACGTTCAATACCACGGTGAGCCGCGACACGACGAGCCCGCGAGACGCCAATGGTCTTTACACCGGGTTCATCAAGGGCGCCAACTTCGGCAAGGCGACGTCGAACTCGCAGTATCAGGCTCCGCGCGAGTACTTCGTTTCGCTCGGCATCCGGTTCTGA
- a CDS encoding 1-acyl-sn-glycerol-3-phosphate acyltransferase, whose protein sequence is MASERRVDRFFAALARLVLHIFFRRVEVLGAERVPAEGPLLVVANHLNGLVDPLFLLGTLRLPVRFLGKSTLWKIPVLGALLRLAGAIPVHRRQDAGVDPERNLETFARCHELLAAGGMIALFPEGISHDAPALQPLKTGTARIALEAEQRFGPLGVRILPVGLTFSDKTRFRSRALVVVGEPLDLTVERAAAGEDPVGTARGLTARIDEALRRVTLNYDTWEEARLVERAAGLFDREPSSLPTGRPLAETFEMQRALLAGSESLAHRYPERLAALAAAVADYDRLLRVARVRDEHVAAAYPLGEVAAFVAGSLATMVVRLPIALVGVLANLLPYQLARLAAAFVRESPDQISTYKVYPSLILYPATWIAEAVALGYAAGPLAGLTALVLAPLCGWVALRTLEDQLRLARESRVFLLLHTRRGLWNALRGRREAIRRELEALADEIAGSGRDA, encoded by the coding sequence ATGGCTTCCGAACGTCGGGTCGACCGCTTCTTCGCCGCCCTGGCCCGGCTCGTCCTGCACATCTTCTTCCGGCGCGTCGAGGTGCTGGGCGCCGAGCGTGTGCCGGCCGAAGGGCCGCTGCTGGTCGTGGCCAACCATCTCAACGGTCTCGTCGACCCGCTCTTCCTGCTCGGCACCCTGCGCCTGCCGGTGCGTTTCCTCGGCAAGTCGACGCTGTGGAAGATCCCCGTCCTCGGCGCGCTGTTGCGACTCGCCGGCGCGATCCCTGTCCACCGTCGCCAGGACGCGGGCGTCGACCCGGAGCGCAACCTCGAGACCTTCGCCCGTTGCCACGAGCTGCTCGCCGCGGGGGGAATGATCGCCCTCTTCCCCGAGGGGATCAGCCACGATGCGCCGGCGCTGCAACCGCTCAAAACCGGCACCGCGCGGATCGCGCTCGAGGCCGAGCAGCGCTTCGGCCCTCTCGGCGTGCGGATCCTGCCGGTCGGCCTCACCTTCTCCGACAAGACGCGCTTCCGTTCGCGCGCGCTCGTCGTCGTCGGCGAGCCGCTCGACCTCACCGTCGAACGCGCGGCCGCCGGCGAGGATCCGGTGGGCACGGCGCGAGGGCTGACGGCGCGCATCGACGAAGCGCTGCGCCGGGTCACGCTGAACTACGACACCTGGGAAGAGGCGCGGCTCGTCGAACGCGCCGCCGGTCTCTTCGACCGCGAGCCGAGCTCGCTGCCGACCGGACGCCCCCTCGCCGAGACGTTCGAGATGCAGCGGGCGCTGCTCGCCGGCAGCGAGTCACTCGCCCACCGATACCCCGAGCGGCTCGCCGCGCTCGCCGCCGCCGTCGCCGACTACGACCGCCTGCTGCGGGTCGCCCGGGTGCGCGACGAACATGTCGCCGCGGCCTATCCACTCGGCGAGGTGGCCGCCTTCGTCGCCGGCTCGCTCGCGACGATGGTGGTGCGGCTGCCGATCGCGCTCGTCGGTGTGCTCGCCAATCTCCTCCCCTACCAGCTCGCCCGCCTCGCCGCGGCGTTCGTGCGCGAATCGCCCGATCAGATCTCGACCTACAAGGTCTATCCCTCGTTGATCCTCTATCCGGCGACCTGGATCGCCGAAGCGGTGGCGCTCGGCTACGCCGCCGGGCCGCTCGCCGGATTGACTGCGCTGGTGCTCGCTCCGCTCTGCGGCTGGGTGGCCCTGCGCACCCTCGAAGACCAGCTCCGGCTGGCGCGCGAGAGTCGCGTCTTCCTCCTCCTGCACACGCGGCGAGGCCTGTGGAACGCGTTGCGCGGGCGGCGCGAAGCGATCCGCCGCGAGCTCGAGGCGCTCGCCGACGAGATCGCCGGCAGCGGTCGCGACGCGTGA
- a CDS encoding nucleotidyltransferase family protein gives MSDVALAALVLAAGGSRRLGQPKQLVRWRGRSLVRRAVDAVLALGASPAVCVLGSSAEACLAELAGLPVSTVIHPDWQEGIGSSLRAGIAALDALEPTWCGVLILPCDLPRVDASSLRRLAEAARSRPELALVASSFAGTVGAPAIFPERFATELRALSGDRGARALLERHAGELVTVEMPEAAADVDDTGDLRELLGRTPR, from the coding sequence ATGAGCGACGTCGCGCTCGCCGCCCTGGTGCTCGCCGCCGGCGGCTCGCGCCGCCTCGGGCAACCGAAGCAACTGGTGCGGTGGCGGGGCCGCTCGCTCGTCCGCCGGGCCGTCGACGCGGTGCTCGCTCTGGGGGCCTCGCCGGCAGTCTGCGTGCTCGGCTCGTCGGCCGAGGCGTGCCTCGCCGAGCTTGCCGGACTGCCCGTCTCCACGGTGATCCATCCCGACTGGCAGGAAGGGATCGGCAGCTCGCTACGAGCCGGGATCGCCGCACTCGACGCGCTGGAGCCGACGTGGTGCGGGGTGCTGATCCTTCCTTGCGACCTGCCGCGGGTCGACGCCTCCAGTCTGCGACGGCTCGCCGAGGCGGCCCGGTCGCGGCCGGAGCTCGCCCTCGTCGCCTCCTCCTTTGCCGGCACGGTCGGTGCGCCGGCGATCTTCCCGGAGCGCTTCGCGACCGAGCTCCGCGCTCTCTCGGGCGACCGCGGAGCGCGGGCGCTGCTCGAACGCCACGCCGGCGAGCTCGTGACCGTCGAGATGCCGGAGGCCGCCGCGGACGTCGACGACACGGGCGACCTGCGCGAGCTCCTCGGCCGGACGCCGCGCTGA
- a CDS encoding sulfatase-like hydrolase/transferase encodes MVLISIDTLRADRLPAWGYRAGSTPSIDALVRDALLFENAYAQVPLTLPSHASLLTGLLPADNGVRSNIGYKLDSTNHLTLPQILKASGYSSMGAVSAYVLRRETGLGAAFDSYDDAIDVHETATLGALQRPGSEAVDAALGWIDRQAGHPFFAFVHLFEPHTPYEPPEPFRSRLADLYDGEIATADAQVGRLLEGLRQRGLYEGTLVILLGDHGEGLGDHGEKEHGILLYRESLHVPLLVKLPGNQRGGERVANPVALVDLLPTVLAALGISPRTGLAGVSLLDLGNRPELADRHIFSETMYPRIHLGWSELRSLIDSRYHFISGPDPELFDHRADPAERVNLRDAERRELSRRRSELEAMPLRLETPAPSDPEEAARLAALGYLGAMAPDKAGPRPDPKVHIAVLEKVQQAFALSQAGKLEECVALCREILSDYPDLIDARNQLAGTLERMGRLEEAIEAYEEAIRRSPAFLDVVALELGRIELELGRLDRAELHAQQAYKINPSEAHLLFAGIAGARGDWDKAEREARAGQGDTGKPRVGAMLMLTRVLVERGRLDEALAIAEQARARVAAGQSPPLKRLEATYGDILGRMGRFAEAETAFRHEIEHFPRVPEPYVRLAILFAAQHRFDQIKPVLDRLVESIPTPRAYLLAGKTMEDLGNLEDARGYRAQARQLGAQPLAQSRSVVATAPVRQPERSP; translated from the coding sequence GTGGTCCTCATCTCGATCGACACCCTGCGTGCAGATCGTCTGCCGGCCTGGGGATACCGAGCTGGCTCGACGCCGTCGATCGACGCGCTGGTGCGGGATGCGCTCCTCTTCGAGAACGCCTATGCGCAGGTTCCGCTCACGCTCCCGTCGCACGCCTCGTTGCTGACGGGCCTGCTTCCGGCAGACAACGGGGTGCGGAGCAACATCGGCTACAAGCTCGACTCGACCAATCACCTGACGTTGCCGCAGATCCTGAAAGCGTCCGGTTACTCTTCCATGGGCGCCGTGTCGGCCTACGTCCTGCGACGGGAGACCGGACTGGGTGCCGCTTTTGACAGCTACGATGACGCGATCGACGTTCACGAGACGGCGACCCTGGGAGCGCTGCAGCGCCCGGGCTCGGAGGCGGTCGATGCGGCCCTCGGTTGGATCGATCGCCAAGCCGGGCATCCCTTCTTCGCTTTCGTGCACCTCTTCGAGCCGCACACGCCGTACGAGCCGCCGGAGCCGTTTCGCAGTCGCCTCGCCGATCTCTACGACGGCGAGATCGCCACTGCCGATGCCCAGGTAGGCCGCCTGCTCGAGGGGCTGCGGCAGCGTGGGCTCTACGAGGGAACGCTGGTGATCCTTCTCGGCGACCATGGTGAGGGCCTCGGGGACCACGGAGAGAAGGAACACGGCATACTGCTCTACCGCGAGTCGCTGCACGTACCGTTACTGGTCAAACTGCCCGGGAACCAGCGCGGTGGAGAGCGGGTGGCGAACCCTGTCGCGCTCGTCGACCTCCTGCCGACAGTCCTCGCGGCGCTCGGCATCTCGCCGCGAACGGGTCTGGCGGGGGTTTCGCTGCTCGATCTCGGGAATCGTCCGGAGCTTGCCGACCGACACATCTTCAGCGAGACGATGTATCCGCGGATCCACCTCGGCTGGAGCGAGCTCCGCTCGCTGATCGACTCGCGCTACCACTTCATTTCCGGGCCCGACCCGGAGCTTTTCGATCACCGTGCCGATCCGGCGGAGCGAGTCAATCTGCGAGACGCGGAGCGACGCGAGCTTTCGCGGCGGCGGTCCGAGCTCGAGGCGATGCCGCTGCGCCTCGAAACGCCCGCTCCTAGTGATCCCGAGGAGGCGGCGCGCCTGGCTGCGCTTGGCTATCTCGGCGCGATGGCACCCGACAAGGCCGGTCCGCGCCCCGACCCGAAGGTGCACATCGCGGTGCTCGAGAAAGTGCAGCAGGCCTTTGCGTTGAGCCAAGCGGGAAAGCTCGAAGAGTGCGTGGCGCTCTGTCGCGAGATCCTGAGTGACTATCCCGATCTGATCGATGCGCGGAACCAGCTCGCGGGCACCCTCGAGAGAATGGGGCGCCTCGAGGAGGCGATCGAAGCCTACGAAGAGGCGATTCGGCGTTCCCCGGCATTCTTGGATGTGGTCGCGCTTGAGTTGGGACGGATCGAGCTCGAGCTCGGCCGGCTCGATCGTGCCGAGCTTCACGCGCAGCAGGCCTACAAGATCAACCCGTCGGAAGCGCATCTTCTCTTCGCGGGCATCGCCGGTGCCCGGGGCGACTGGGACAAAGCCGAGCGCGAGGCGCGTGCCGGGCAGGGCGACACTGGCAAGCCGCGTGTCGGTGCGATGCTGATGCTCACCCGCGTGCTGGTGGAACGGGGGCGTCTGGACGAGGCCCTGGCGATCGCGGAGCAGGCACGAGCCCGCGTTGCCGCCGGGCAGTCGCCGCCGCTCAAGCGACTCGAAGCGACCTATGGGGACATTCTCGGCCGCATGGGACGATTCGCCGAAGCGGAGACCGCGTTTCGGCACGAGATCGAGCATTTTCCACGCGTGCCCGAGCCCTACGTGCGGCTGGCGATCCTCTTCGCCGCGCAGCACCGTTTCGACCAGATCAAGCCCGTTCTCGATCGTCTGGTGGAATCAATCCCCACACCGCGTGCCTATTTGCTGGCTGGCAAGACGATGGAGGACCTTGGCAACCTTGAGGATGCGAGGGGGTACCGTGCCCAAGCGCGGCAGTTGGGAGCGCAACCTCTCGCGCAGTCGCGAAGTGTCGTTGCCACGGCCCCGGTGCGCCAGCCGGAGCGGAGTCCCTGA
- a CDS encoding XdhC family protein, which produces MQELREIVARAARGRAVGERLVLATLVSVRGSHYRKPGARMLLAPDRPVGEATGVLSGGCLEGDLAERARRVAARGEPEIAEYDLSRSGDALWGFGLGCSGVVTILVEPLAVEATAGSLAFVERCLLRRERGALATLFAGEPTADADRRTPGRWWALDRAGTTSGDLDPTLAGELAPALRAALDGAPAQVVEVERANGRASLLVEPIAPPVSFVIGGAGRDAVAMAQAARSLGWEVTLVDPQALDDTAARFAGVDHLVAGPLHGLARRLFLGPRAAAVVMTHRYLDDLALLEELLPLGFDYLGLLGPRARRERLLGDLASRGSAPTPAQRACLFGPAGLDLGSEGPTEIAVAVIAEALAVLSRREARSLAAVADTIAAQGLVPAAG; this is translated from the coding sequence ATGCAGGAGCTGCGAGAGATCGTCGCGCGAGCGGCCCGCGGCCGGGCCGTGGGAGAGCGCCTGGTGCTCGCCACGCTCGTCTCCGTGCGCGGGTCGCACTACCGCAAGCCGGGAGCGCGGATGCTGCTGGCCCCGGATCGGCCGGTCGGCGAGGCGACCGGCGTCCTGTCCGGGGGCTGCCTCGAAGGCGATCTCGCCGAGCGCGCCCGGCGCGTCGCGGCGCGGGGTGAGCCGGAAATCGCCGAATACGATCTCTCCCGCAGCGGAGACGCGCTCTGGGGGTTCGGTCTCGGTTGCTCCGGCGTCGTGACGATCCTCGTCGAGCCGCTGGCGGTCGAGGCGACCGCGGGATCTCTTGCCTTCGTCGAGCGCTGTCTCCTGCGCCGGGAGCGCGGCGCACTCGCCACGCTCTTCGCGGGCGAGCCGACGGCCGACGCGGATCGGCGGACTCCGGGGAGATGGTGGGCGCTCGACCGCGCCGGGACGACGAGCGGCGATCTCGACCCGACCCTGGCGGGCGAGCTCGCCCCGGCGCTGCGCGCCGCGCTCGACGGAGCCCCGGCGCAGGTCGTCGAGGTCGAGCGTGCGAACGGTCGAGCGAGCCTTCTGGTCGAGCCGATCGCGCCGCCGGTCTCCTTCGTGATCGGCGGCGCCGGTCGCGACGCCGTGGCGATGGCGCAGGCGGCACGGTCGCTCGGTTGGGAGGTCACCCTCGTCGATCCCCAGGCTCTCGACGACACCGCGGCGCGCTTCGCCGGAGTAGACCACCTCGTCGCCGGTCCGCTGCACGGGCTCGCCCGCCGACTCTTCCTGGGACCGCGCGCCGCGGCGGTGGTGATGACGCACCGCTACCTCGACGATCTGGCGCTGCTCGAGGAGCTGCTGCCGCTCGGGTTCGACTATCTCGGTCTGCTCGGCCCGCGAGCCCGCCGCGAACGCCTTCTCGGCGACCTCGCCTCGCGCGGCTCGGCGCCGACCCCGGCGCAGCGGGCATGCCTGTTCGGGCCGGCCGGTCTCGACCTCGGCTCGGAGGGCCCGACGGAGATCGCGGTCGCCGTGATCGCCGAAGCGCTCGCCGTCCTGTCCCGGCGCGAGGCGCGCTCGCTCGCCGCCGTCGCCGACACGATCGCCGCCCAAGGCCTCGTCCCGGCCGCGGGATGA
- a CDS encoding tetratricopeptide repeat protein — protein sequence MRKSIATFAAALILLFAGRALHAQAQGRAYGMIKDEQGNGIEGARIVLTDPSAKDYRVEVQTDKKGKYSLVILDATHTLTWHIEKEGFQTIESPRKIPAGGSTKLDIVLYPAGTAAGDLAAAAAVAKNREELEVAKKAAEAKVGAVEAFNAAVPLFNAGDVDGALAKLQEAVGLDPDLAPAHYVLGRIYERKGMLAEGIASAEKAIALNGDDVRSITLRYELLSRTGDAAKTAEALAVFKAKAPAAASKSLYDRGKALFDANQIREAKALLEDAVATDPANGRAYYELGLCHVNLNDMPKAKEALGKFVTLVPDDPEAPMAKEILKAIK from the coding sequence ATGCGCAAGTCGATCGCCACGTTCGCCGCCGCGCTGATCTTGCTGTTCGCCGGTCGTGCGCTGCACGCCCAGGCCCAGGGTCGCGCCTACGGAATGATCAAGGACGAGCAGGGCAACGGCATCGAAGGTGCCCGCATCGTGCTCACCGACCCCTCCGCGAAGGACTACCGGGTCGAGGTGCAGACCGACAAGAAGGGCAAGTACTCGCTGGTCATCCTCGATGCCACCCACACCCTGACCTGGCACATCGAGAAGGAAGGCTTCCAGACCATCGAGAGCCCCCGCAAGATCCCGGCCGGCGGCAGCACCAAGCTCGACATCGTCCTCTACCCGGCCGGAACCGCGGCGGGTGACCTGGCGGCGGCGGCTGCGGTGGCGAAGAACCGCGAGGAGCTCGAGGTCGCCAAGAAGGCGGCCGAGGCCAAGGTCGGAGCGGTCGAGGCGTTCAACGCGGCGGTGCCGCTGTTCAATGCCGGCGACGTCGACGGAGCGCTCGCCAAGCTGCAGGAGGCCGTCGGGCTCGACCCCGATCTCGCGCCGGCGCACTACGTGCTCGGCCGCATCTACGAGCGCAAGGGGATGCTCGCCGAAGGGATCGCGTCGGCGGAGAAGGCGATCGCGCTCAACGGCGACGACGTCCGTTCGATCACCCTGCGCTACGAGCTGCTCAGCCGCACCGGCGACGCGGCGAAGACCGCCGAGGCGCTTGCGGTGTTCAAGGCGAAGGCGCCGGCGGCGGCCTCCAAGTCGCTCTACGACCGCGGCAAGGCGCTCTTCGACGCCAATCAGATCCGCGAGGCCAAGGCGTTGCTCGAGGACGCGGTGGCGACCGACCCGGCCAACGGGCGCGCCTACTACGAGCTCGGCCTCTGCCACGTCAATCTCAACGACATGCCGAAGGCCAAGGAGGCCCTGGGCAAGTTCGTCACGCTCGTTCCCGACGATCCCGAGGCGCCGATGGCCAAGGAGATCCTCAAGGCGATCAAGTAG
- a CDS encoding OsmC family protein — protein sequence MSVAISGRYAGGLKVDLLHEPSGAAWRTAAPVDNQGDGSSFSPTDMAAASLGACMLTLIAIVGERDGLDLSGLAFRLEKHMQASPRRIARIPVRIEMPRGLDAKQRTRLERAALTCPVHASLAPWIDRPVEFVYPD from the coding sequence ATGTCCGTAGCGATCTCCGGCCGCTACGCCGGCGGATTGAAGGTCGACCTCCTGCACGAGCCGTCCGGGGCGGCTTGGCGGACCGCCGCGCCGGTCGACAACCAGGGTGACGGCAGCTCCTTCTCGCCGACCGACATGGCGGCCGCTTCGCTCGGCGCCTGCATGCTGACGCTGATCGCCATCGTCGGCGAGCGGGACGGGCTCGATCTCTCCGGTCTCGCCTTCCGACTGGAGAAGCACATGCAGGCCTCGCCGCGGCGCATCGCGCGGATCCCGGTGCGCATCGAGATGCCGCGCGGGCTCGACGCCAAGCAGCGCACGCGGCTCGAACGGGCGGCATTGACCTGTCCGGTGCACGCCAGCCTCGCCCCCTGGATCGATCGACCGGTCGAATTCGTCTACCCCGACTGA